From Terriglobales bacterium:
GACCGCCGCGATCAGCGCGACCTGAGTCCGCTGGCCCTTTGACAGATCACCCGTGCGCTGCGCCGGATCGAGCCGGAAACGCTCCAGCAGCTCCTGCTCGGTCTTCCGGTTCCAGCGCTCCCGAAAGGACGCCAGGTAATCGAGCGTCTCGCGAACGCTCATCCACGGATAGAACGCGACCTGATCCGGCACGTAGGCCAGACGGCGCTTCACCGCGACTTCGGCCTTGGCCGGATCGAGACCGAATACGCGCACCTGCCCGCCCTGCGGACGGAGCAGATTGAGCAGACACTTCATGGTGGTCGTCTTGCCCGCGCCGTTGCGGCCGAAGAGTCCGTAACACCGGCCCGGCTGTACCTTCAAGCTCAAGTCATGGACCGCCTCGGTGCGTCCGTAAGCGTAAGCGAGATTCTCGACTTGGATAACGGGAGTGGGAGAGCTCATGGCCGGTCAGACCTCCTTGTGATCTTCATTAGCGCGCCGTTTGTCGTCGAGTACATCCATTCGTTCATGGATCAATTCGAGGAACTCATCGCGGGGCACCTGCAAATGGTGCGCCTGCACGATGGCCTGGTCGATCTCCTCGATCAGCAGCTTGCGCCGGACTTCCTTTCGCAATGCCGAATGATTCTCTTTCAGAAAACAACCCCGCCCCGGCAGCGTTTCAATTACGCCCAGGCTTTCCAGCTCGGAATAGGCTTTGGCGACGGTATTGCGGTTGACGCGCAGTTCCTCAGCCAGCGGACGGATAGAGGGGAGCGCCTCGCCGGGCCGCAGCGCCCCTGAGGCGGCGGCGGCCTTGATCTGATCCACCATCTGGAGATAGATCGGCATGCCCGACTTGAAATTGATCTGAAATATCATGGTCGGCCTACTGTCATAGGACAATAGGACAGATGGCCGGTATTGTCAAGTGAAATTTTCTGGGTGGCCTGAGGTGATTGAATTACGACCACATACGGCCGCCGACATGGACATTCCCGGACGCCGATGGTGAATACGTGGCGCATCCAGGGTTCACTGGACCGCATAGTGGCTTCGGAAACTGGGCCGAAACCATTTCGTTTCGCCTCAGCTTGACTGTGGGGACTTTTGTGGGGACTCCGCATTCATTTCGGCTAATCTCAGTACAGCCAGACAAACCTTGGCACAGCAGGCCAACCTACAGAGCAAAAATGGGTTGCAGGGATTTCTGCCCTCCGTCCAACAACTTAGCTAAGTGGCCAGAAACGGTTTATGAGACCCTCGCTCTAGCCACTGAGCTACGCCGCCAACGGGGAGGCCCTGACGCTTCTGGGAATGACGCGAACAGCGGGCAAACATCACGCGCAACTCGATTCTAAGAGTCGCGCGCAAACAGTGTCAAACCTCGCCCGGCGGTGACAGCGGGCTCTCGCGCGGCTAGAATCGCTCTCCACTCATGAAAGCCATCGCCATCATCCCGGCGCGTTTGGAATCCACCCGGCTGCCGCGCAAGGTCCTGCGCGAGATCGCGGGCAAGCCCATGCTGGCGCACGTCTATGAGGCGGTGCGCCAAGCCTCCGGGCTGGCCGAGGTTGTGGTGGCGACGGATTCCGAGGAAGTCGCCGCCCTGGCTCACGAGCGCGGCTGGAGCGTGCGCATGACTTCGAGCGCGCATCGCAGCGGCACCGAGCGCGTGCATGAGGTGGCGGCATCCATGGCCGCCGACGTTTACCTCAACATCCAGGGCGACGAGCCCCTGGCGCACCCCGAGCACATCGCCGCGCTGCTCGCGCTCTTCGCCGATCCCGCCGTCCAGGTGGCGACCTTGAAGACGCCGTGCTCGTCCACCGACGTCCCCAATCCCAACGCCGTGAAGGTGGTGACGGACGCCGCCGGGCGCGCGCTCTATTTTTCCCGCGCCGCCATTCCCCACGACCGCGATGCCGCGGGCGCAGTCCGCTACTTCAAGCACCTCGGCTTTTACGCCTACCGCAAAGCCGCGCTCGACCGCTTCGCCGCGCTTCCCGAGTCGGCGCTCGAGCGCGCGGAGCGCCTGGAGCAACTGCGCTTCCTGGAGAACGGCATCCCCATCCACGTGGCCGAGACGCCCTACGACACCATCGGGGTGGACACGGAGGATGACTTGAAGCGAGTGGAAGCGCTACTGAACAACAGGCGCTAGCTGGCCGCGCGTTGCGTCCGCGCCCAGGCTTCCGCCGCGGCCACGCGCTTGGAAATCGCCGGATGGGAGTGGAAGAACCACTCCACCACGGGTGAGGGTTCGCGCTCCGCCAGGTTCTGCTCGCACAGCTTATTCATGGAAGAAACGAACGGCCCGATGCTGGGGATGGCCTGGAAGCTGTAGCGATCAGCCTGGCGCTCCTTGCGGCGGGAGTAGGCGTTCAGCGCCGGCATCAGCAGGAACGACATCACCGTCGAGACCAGCGCCAGCAGCGGCAGCCCGGCGAAGTCGGAGAGGTTCAGGAACATTCCCCGCCGCTCGATGGCGTAGCGCAGCACCCAGTTCGACGCCCAGAAGCCGGCGAGGGTGATCCCCACCTGTACCACGATGCTCTGCAGGATGTGCTTGTGCACGTGGTGGCCGAGCTCGTGGGCCAGCACCGCTTCGATCTCGTCGTGAGAGTAGTCCTTGAGCAGGGTGTCGGCGAGGATGATGCGCCGGGTGTTCCCCAGTCCCACCAGCGCCGCGTTGGCCTTGCGGCTCTTCTCCGAGAGCTTCCACTCGTACACGCCGCGGACTTTGGTCCCGGCGCGCTCGCTCAGGCGCAGCAGGCGCTGCTTCAGGTCTTCGTCCTCCAGCGGGACGAACTTGTAGAAGAGCGGGAAGACGGCGATGGGCGCCACCTGGGTGAAGAAAATGAAGAGCACGATGAACACTACCCAGGCGATCAGCCACCAGTACTGCGGCGCCAGGCGGATGGCCAGGTAGATGAGCTCGACCACCACCGTGGCCAGCACCAGACCCACCAGCCATCCTTTGAGCTCGTCCCAGACCCAGGACTTCACCTTCTGATTGGAGAGGTGGTACTCGTGCTCCAGGCGGAAGCCGTAGTAGTCGAGGCCCACTCCCAGCAGCTTGTTCAGCAGCATGAGCTGCACCACGTAGAAGAAGACGGCGAGGGTGTAGTTCTGCCGCGCGGCCCAGTAGGCAAGGTCGCGCAGGTGGCCGGTCCAGCCCGTGGCCAGAAGGGCCCCGAACATTCCCACGCCCAGCAGGAAGTCGGCGATGCCCAGTTCGCGCCGGATGCGGTTATACCGCCTCGCCGCTCCGGCATCGTGCGATTGCGTGGACGCTTCCGTCAATCCACCACTCCTTAGTTCCGTCATCCCGCGTTTACGAAAGATTCGGCCGCACCCAGAATGTCCGCAACTAGTTGCGGCGACGATGCCTCGGCATACAACCGCAGCAGGTGCTCGGTGCCTGAAGCCCGCAAGAGCAGCCAGGGCTCGGCGCCATCGCGCTCCCGCGGGGCGTCCAGGTACAGCTTGACCCCGTCAATGCTCTCCCGGCGCAGAACCTTGTAGCCGCTCAAACTACCCATTTTAAGGTCTAAGGCGCGCTGGATGGCGGATTCCTTGACCGCGTCGTCCACGTGCAGGTCGCGGCGGAGGTAGAAGTGTGGGCCGAACTCCTGTTGCACCTGATCCACCAATTGGGCGAGCGTCTTGCTCTCCTCGGCCATCACCCCGGCGAGCAGGAGCGCGTTCAACGTCGCATCACGCTCGGGCAGGTGGCGCTGGATGCCGATGCCGCCCGATTCCTCGGCCGCGATCACGATGTCGCGCTCCATCATCAAGGCGCCCAGGTATTTGAAGCCCACCGGGGTGACGTGCAACGTGCGTCCGAAGCGCGCGGCGATGCGGTCGGCCATATGTGTAGAGTTGAAGGCGCGCGCCACTTCGCCCGGCCACTCGCGGCGCGCCACTATCCAACGCAGCAGGATGCAGAAGATCTTGTGGGCATCGACGAATCCGCCGCGCTCGTCCACCGCGCCGATGCGGTCGGCGTCGCCGTCGCAGAGGAAGCCGGCATGCGCGCGCTCCCGCACCACCGCCTCCTGCGCTGCCCGCACGTGCGGCTCGATGGGCTCGGGGTTGATGCCGGGAAACAGCGGATTCACCTCACCGCGGATCTCTAGGTGCTCGATGCCATGCTGCTGGAAGATTCCCGCCAGCACGCCGCGGCCCGAGCCGTACATCACGTCGATCACAAAGCGGAAGCCGGCGCGCGTGATGCGCTCCATGTCCACCAGGCTGGTGATGGCTTGGACGTAGTCCGGCTTGAAGTCGGCAGCCTCGATCTTCGCCGCTGTGCCTTTGGGCGCCGCGCCCGCGCGCAGCTCTTCTTCGATCTTCTTCATGATGGCGGGCGAGGCGGAGCCACCGTAGCGCGCCTTCACCTTCAGACCATTCCAGTTCCACGGGTTGTGGCTGGAGGTGATGACCACGCCTGCGGCCAGGCCGCGATGCTTCACGGTGAACGAGACCACCGGCGTGGGAACGTAGTCGTTCGACAGCCACACGGGGATTCCGGCGGCTGCTAGCGTCTCGGCCGCCAACTCCGCGGCGCGGCGCGAGGCGAAGCGCGTGTCATAGCCCACGGCCATGCCGCGGGCTGCGTCTTCGTGCTTCAGAACGTAGGAGGCGACGGCCGCCGCGACCCGGCGCACGTTGTCGAAGGTGAAGTCGTCGGCGATGACCGCGCGCCAGCCGTCGGTGCCGAATTGGATGTCAGTGGACAAAACACTCGGTCGCTGCCGGCAGCTACAGGAGATGCTTCCTCTTCTTCTCTTCCAAGTGCTTCACGATCTTGCCGACGTCCTGGGCGCGGTCGCGGGTGATGATGAGCAGTGCGTCCTCGGTCTCGACCACCACCACATCCTTCACGCCCACGACCGCGACGAACTTGCCGGGAGCGTGGACATAGTTGCCGGAGGCGTCTAGCTCGTAGCGGCCAGTTGCATGAATGACGTTGGCGTTGATATTGACGTTGGCGCCGTCTGCTCCCGCCCTGTGCTCGTAGAGCGATGCCCAGGAGCCCAGGTCGTTCCATCCGAAATCCGCCGGGATGCAGTAGAGCTTTGAGGCCGCCTCTCCCTTGGCCGAGCGCGGTTCCAGCACCGCATAGTCAATGCTGATGCTGTCGCATTTGGGATACTCGCGTTGCAGCACGGAGGCGAACTTCCCCGTGCCGTGGGCCGCGGCGATCTTCTCCAGCCGCGCGGCGGTCGCCGGCAGATGTTCGCGCAGCGCGTTTACCAGGGTGCGCGCGCTCCAAACAAACACGCCGCTGTTCCAGAGGTGTTTGCCGGCCCTCAAGAACTCCTGGGCGCGCGCGGCATCGGGTTTTTCAGCGAAGCGGCACACGCGAAGGACGCCCGGCGCCATCTGCTCGCCGGTTTCGATGTAGCCATATCCGGTCTCGGCGCGCGTCGGCTTCACGCCCAAGACCACGATGTTCTCCCCCGCTCCGGCGATCATCGCCGCCTGCTGCACCACCTTGCGGAAGCGCGCGGCGTCCGCCGCCACCTGGTCGGCGGGGAACATTCCGATGATGGCTGTGGGATCGAGCCGCATCAGCAGAAACGCCGCCAATCCGACGGCCGGGGCGGTGTTGCGTCCCACGGGCTCGGCGAGGACCTGCTTTGCCGGCAGCCGGCGCACCTGGCGGAGAATCTCCGGGCGCAGTTCGCTGTTGGTGATGACCCAGAAGCGCCGCGCCGGCGCCAGCGGCGCGAGCCGCGCGACCGTCTGCTGCAGCATGGTCTCGTTCCCGTCGAGCGCCAAAAGCTGCTTGGCGCGCCGCCGGCGTGACACGGGCCAGAAACGCGTTCCCCTTCCTCCGGCCAGGATCACGGGATAGAAATTCGCTTTGCCCACAAACCTCTCAGCTCGCTTTGGTCGGAGGATGCGGCGCCCCGGGCGCCGGCACTGCGATGGAAAGATACTCGAGACGCCACTGCGGCCGGACCGTGAACTCCGCAACCCCCGCCGGGACGACCAGCGCATCGCCCGTGGCCAGGCTGGTCTCGCTTCCG
This genomic window contains:
- a CDS encoding M48 family metallopeptidase, coding for MTEASTQSHDAGAARRYNRIRRELGIADFLLGVGMFGALLATGWTGHLRDLAYWAARQNYTLAVFFYVVQLMLLNKLLGVGLDYYGFRLEHEYHLSNQKVKSWVWDELKGWLVGLVLATVVVELIYLAIRLAPQYWWLIAWVVFIVLFIFFTQVAPIAVFPLFYKFVPLEDEDLKQRLLRLSERAGTKVRGVYEWKLSEKSRKANAALVGLGNTRRIILADTLLKDYSHDEIEAVLAHELGHHVHKHILQSIVVQVGITLAGFWASNWVLRYAIERRGMFLNLSDFAGLPLLALVSTVMSFLLMPALNAYSRRKERQADRYSFQAIPSIGPFVSSMNKLCEQNLAEREPSPVVEWFFHSHPAISKRVAAAEAWARTQRAAS
- a CDS encoding GntR family transcriptional regulator, translating into MIFQINFKSGMPIYLQMVDQIKAAAASGALRPGEALPSIRPLAEELRVNRNTVAKAYSELESLGVIETLPGRGCFLKENHSALRKEVRRKLLIEEIDQAIVQAHHLQVPRDEFLELIHERMDVLDDKRRANEDHKEV
- a CDS encoding mannose-1-phosphate guanylyltransferase, which codes for MGKANFYPVILAGGRGTRFWPVSRRRRAKQLLALDGNETMLQQTVARLAPLAPARRFWVITNSELRPEILRQVRRLPAKQVLAEPVGRNTAPAVGLAAFLLMRLDPTAIIGMFPADQVAADAARFRKVVQQAAMIAGAGENIVVLGVKPTRAETGYGYIETGEQMAPGVLRVCRFAEKPDAARAQEFLRAGKHLWNSGVFVWSARTLVNALREHLPATAARLEKIAAAHGTGKFASVLQREYPKCDSISIDYAVLEPRSAKGEAASKLYCIPADFGWNDLGSWASLYEHRAGADGANVNINANVIHATGRYELDASGNYVHAPGKFVAVVGVKDVVVVETEDALLIITRDRAQDVGKIVKHLEEKKRKHLL
- the kdsB gene encoding 3-deoxy-manno-octulosonate cytidylyltransferase — encoded protein: MKAIAIIPARLESTRLPRKVLREIAGKPMLAHVYEAVRQASGLAEVVVATDSEEVAALAHERGWSVRMTSSAHRSGTERVHEVAASMAADVYLNIQGDEPLAHPEHIAALLALFADPAVQVATLKTPCSSTDVPNPNAVKVVTDAAGRALYFSRAAIPHDRDAAGAVRYFKHLGFYAYRKAALDRFAALPESALERAERLEQLRFLENGIPIHVAETPYDTIGVDTEDDLKRVEALLNNRR
- a CDS encoding phosphoglucomutase/phosphomannomutase family protein → MSTDIQFGTDGWRAVIADDFTFDNVRRVAAAVASYVLKHEDAARGMAVGYDTRFASRRAAELAAETLAAAGIPVWLSNDYVPTPVVSFTVKHRGLAAGVVITSSHNPWNWNGLKVKARYGGSASPAIMKKIEEELRAGAAPKGTAAKIEAADFKPDYVQAITSLVDMERITRAGFRFVIDVMYGSGRGVLAGIFQQHGIEHLEIRGEVNPLFPGINPEPIEPHVRAAQEAVVRERAHAGFLCDGDADRIGAVDERGGFVDAHKIFCILLRWIVARREWPGEVARAFNSTHMADRIAARFGRTLHVTPVGFKYLGALMMERDIVIAAEESGGIGIQRHLPERDATLNALLLAGVMAEESKTLAQLVDQVQQEFGPHFYLRRDLHVDDAVKESAIQRALDLKMGSLSGYKVLRRESIDGVKLYLDAPRERDGAEPWLLLRASGTEHLLRLYAEASSPQLVADILGAAESFVNAG